From one Cyprinus carpio isolate SPL01 chromosome B3, ASM1834038v1, whole genome shotgun sequence genomic stretch:
- the LOC109077320 gene encoding transcription factor Sox-10 yields MSAEEHSMSEVEMSPGVSDDGHSMSPGHSSGAPGGADSPLPGQASQMQGVGDDEPGVSAGVSVKSDEDDDRFPIGIREAVSQVLNGYDWTLVPMPVRVNSGSKSKPHVKRPMNAFMVWAQAARRKLADQYPHLHNAELSKTLGKLWRLLNESDKRPFIEEAERLRKQHKKDYPEYKYQPRRRKNGKPGSNSEADGHSEGEVSHSQSHYKSLHLEVAHGGAAGSPLGDGHHPHATGQSHSPPTPPTTPKTELQGGKSGEGKREGGSSRSGLGVGADGSSASSSASGKPHIDFGNVDIGEISHDVMANMEPFDVNEFDQYLPPNGHPQSSSGTSVGSSASPYTYGISSALAAASGHSTAWLSKQQLPSQQHLGSDGGKTQIKSETHFSSDAAAAASGSHVTYLPHYSAAFPSLASRAQFAEYAEHQASGSYYAHSSQTSGLYSAFSYMGPSQRPLYTAIPDPGSVPQSHSPTHWEQPVYTTLSRP; encoded by the exons ATGTCGGCGGAGGAGCACAGTATGTCAGAGGTGGAAATGAGTCCCGGGGTCTCGGACGACGGTCACTCCATGTCCCCCGGTCACTCGTCCGGTGCTCCCGGCGGGGCGGACTCCCCTCTTCCCGGTCAAGCGTCTCAGATGCAGGGCGTCGGTGATGATGAGCCCGGAGTCTCCGCCGGGGTGTCGGTGAAGTCCGACGAAGACGACGACCGCTTCCCCATCGGCATCCGTGAGGCGGTCAGTCAGGTGCTCAACGGCTACGACTGGACGCTCGTGCCGATGCCCGTGCGCGTGAACTCGGGCAGCAAGAGCAAGCCGCACGTGAAGCGGCCGATGAACGCGTTCATGGTGTGGGCGCAGGCGGCGCGCAGGAAACTAGCGGATCAGTATCCGCACCTGCATAACGCCGAGCTCAGTAAAACACTCGGAAAACTCTGGAG GCTGCTGAATGAGTCCGATAAGAGGCCGTTTATCGAGGAAGCCGAGCGTTTGAGGAAGCAGCATAAGAAAGATTACCCTGAGTACAAGTACCAGCCACGTAGACGCAAGAACGGCAAACCGGGATCCAACTCTGAGGCCGACGGCCACTCTGAGGGTGAGGTCAGTCACAGCCAATCGCATTACAAAAGCCTGCACCTGGAGGTGGCACATGGCGGGGCCGCAGGATCACCATTGGGCGATGGACACCATCCACACGCTACAG GTCAGAGTCATAGCCCTCCGACACCCCCTACCACTCCTAAAACAGAATTACAGGGCGGTAAATCCGGCGAGGGGAAGCGTGAAGGCGGATCCTCCAGGAGCGGTTTAGGGGTCGGAGCAGACGGAAGCTCCGCCTCCTCTTCCGCCAGCGGAAAACCGCATATTGATTTTGGAAATGTGGACATTGGCGAGATCAGCCATGATGTGATGGCCAACATGGAGCCATTCGATGTAAACGAGTTCGACCAGTACCTGCCGCCCAATGGGCATCCGCAGTCGTCGAGTGGCACAAGCGTCGGCTCTTCGGCTTCGCCATACACTTACGGCATCTCCAGTGCATTGGCGGCCGCTAGCGGTCACTCCACCGCCTGGCTTTCCAAGCAGCAGCTGCCGTCCCAGCAGCACTTGGGATCAGATGGCGGGAAAACGCAGATTAAGAGTGAGACGCACTTCTCCAGTGATGCAGCGGCTGCGGCGAGTGGCTCGCACGTCACCTACCTGCCACACTACAGCGCCGCCTTCCCTTCGTTGGCATCCCGCGCGCAGTTCGCCGAATACGCCGAGCACCAGGCATCCGGCTCGTACTATGCCCACTCTAGCCAGACTTCTGGCCTCTACTCCGCCTTCTCCTACATGGGCCCCTCGCAGAGGCCCCTGTACACCGCCATTCCAGATCCCGGCTCTGTGCCACAGTCGCACAGCCCAACGCATTGGGAGCAGCCCGTATACACCACCTTATCACGACCGTGA